The Papaver somniferum cultivar HN1 chromosome 3, ASM357369v1, whole genome shotgun sequence genome includes a region encoding these proteins:
- the LOC113361224 gene encoding probable ribonuclease P/MRP protein subunit POP5 encodes MVGFRNRYLVMEVFLDPSKDLGKEDPIIISQFNILKAIKDSILVNFGECGLSASLGSLQVKYVNPITKVCIIRAAREEHQKVWSSITMIRSIGNCPVIFSLLDLSGSIKACKAAAFKYDEAKFEQYKQVMGDRLTPDISQQMHNFLAKIQLLEH; translated from the exons ATGGTGGGTTTTAGAAATAGATACTTGGTAATGGAGGTATTCTTGGATCCAAGTAAAGACCTCGGCAAGGAGGATCCTATTATAATTAGCCAGTTTAATATATTAAAAGCAATTAAAGACAGCATTCTTGTAAACTTTGGAGAATGTGGTTTATCCGCGTCTCTTGGATCATTACAGG TGAAGTATGTAAACCCCATAACAAAAGTGTGTATAATAAGAGCTGCAAGAGAAGAACACCAGAAGGTTTGGTCTTCAATCACAATGATCAGGAGTATCGGAAATTGTCCAGTGATATTCAGCTTACTGGACTTGAGTG GAAGTATCAAGGCATGTAAAGCTGCAGCCTTCAAGTATGATGAAGCAAAATTTGAACAGTACAAACAAGTGATGGGAGATCGACTCACACCTGACATTAGTCAACAGATGCATAATTTTCTTGCAAAAATTCAACTATTGGAGCACTGA
- the LOC113356074 gene encoding protein NRT1/ PTR FAMILY 5.10-like, with translation MTVTSARDDHQYEVPLLNNTEEIIHRIEDDLDGHEDQEDVDYMVDYRGERIVFENNKSKFGGWKSAGLIIVVDIAEGMAYYGISSNLINYLTGSLGQSTVTAAANVNTWIGFIWMLPVLGAVIADSYLGKFRTIIFSTLIYVLGLGLLTLSVVLPSLIGSLDCVDNNSIFCNYPSFQGIFFFFSLYLVAFGRAGFKPCVQAFGADQFDARNPEECKSKSSFFNWWYFGLCFGSSISRLFLTYIQDNGSWGLAFGISFISLAVALIVFLLGTQTYRYSVKVETVNPIFRITQVFVAAAKNWRQDPPLDTVQNEEIQKSPLRIGVHQFKFLDKALSKLPDDPTTMTKNGTKCSISQIEDAKVILRLVPIWISCLIYAIVFAQYSTFFVKQGNTMDRSIGTSFKIPAASLQILLSISVFLFIPLYDCAFIPFVRVFTGKPNGITMLQRIGAGMLVSALSMVVAAVIEKRRLLVAVDYGLMDEPEATVPMSVWWLAPQYIMIGLADVLTNVGLQEFFYDQVPDSLRSIGISLYLSILGVGSFLSGFLISAIERITGGSNHYSWFSNNLNRAHLDYFYWLLAGLSLIELAAFLYFSKTYLYKRGTSP, from the exons ATGACAGTAACTAGTGCTAGAGATGATCATCAATATGAAGTACCTTTGTTGAATAACACAGAAGAAATTATTCATAGAATTGAGGATGATTTGGATGGTCATGAGGATCAAGAGGATGTTGATTATATGGTGGATTACAGAGGAGAAAGAATAGTTTTTGAAAATAACAAATCAAAATTTGGTGGATGGAAATCAGCTGGTTTAATAATTGTAGTTGATATTGCAGAAGGTATGGCATACTATGGAATTTCGTCAAATCTCATCAATTATCTAACTGGCTCACTAGGCCAATCAACAGTTACAGCAGCAGCAAATGTTAATACTTGGATTGGATTTATATGGATGCTTCCTGTTTTGGGTGCTGTTATTGCTGATTCTTATCTCGGAAAATTTCGTACTATCATCTTCTCCACTCTCATTTATGTTCTG GGACTCGGATTGTTAACCTTATCAGTTGTGCTTCCTTCTCTTATAGGCTCGCTCGACTGCGTTGATAACAATAGTATCTTTTGCAATTACCCTTCTTTTCAAggcatctttttcttcttttcattgtATTTAGTAGCTTTTGGGAGAGCTGGATTTAAACCATGTGTACAAGCATTTGGAGCAGATCAGTTTGATGCAAGAAATCCAGAGGAATGCAAGTCCAAGAGTTCATTCTTCAATTGGTGGTATTTTGGGTTATGTTTTGGTAGTAGCATTTCTCGGTTGTTCTTGACTTATATTCAGGATAATGGGAGCTGGGGTCTTGCATTTGGCATTTCATTCATTTCTTTGGCAGTTGCACTGATTGTTTTCCTGCTAGGCACGCAGACTTACAGATACAGTGTGAAGGTGGAAACAGTAAACCCCATATTCAGAATAACACAAGTATTTGTTGCAGCTGCGAAAAATTGGAGACAAGACCCTCCACTGGATACAGTCCAAAACGAGGAAATCCAGAAGTCTCCTTTACGAATCGGTGTTCATCAATTCAA GTTTCTGGACAAAGCGCTAAGCAAACTGCCAGATGATCCGACTACTATGACTAAAAATGGCACAAAATGTAGCATTTCTCAAATAGAAGACGCGAAGGTGATACTACGGTTGGTTCCAATATGGATTTCCTGCCTAATTTATGCAATTGTCTTTGCCCAATACTCTACCTTCTTCGTTAAGCAAGGAAACACAATGGATAGATCAATTGGAACAAGTTTTAAGATCCCTGCTGCTTCACTTCAGATTCTATTAAGTATATCAGTTTTTCTATTCATCCCCTTATATGATTGTGCCTTCATTCCTTTTGTTCGTGTTTTCACTGGCAAGCCTAATGGCATCACAATGCTTCAGAGGATTGGTGCTGGAATGTTGGTGTCCGCATTATCCATGGTTGTTGCAGCAGTAATTGAAAAGAGAAGGCTTCTTGTTGCTGTAGACTACGGTTTGATGGACGAGCCAGAAGCAACCGTTCCTATGAGTGTGTGGTGGTTGGCTCCACAATATATTATGATTGGACTTGCTGATGTCTTAACTAATGTTGGTCTGCAAGAATTTTTCTATGACCAGGTGCCAGATAGTTTAAGGAGCATAGGGATCTCCCTTTACTTAAGCATCCTTGGAGTAGGGAGCTTCCTCAGTGGATTTCTCATATCAGCAATTGAGCGCATAACTGGGGGAAGTAATCACTACAGTTGGTTCTCGAATAACCTCAATCGAGCTCATCTTGATTACTTTTATTGGCTTTTAGCAGGACTCAGTCTAATAGAGTTGGCTGCTTTTTTATACTTTTCaaaaacttatctttataaacgggGAACCTCGCCGTGA